A window of the Xenopus laevis strain J_2021 chromosome 9_10L, Xenopus_laevis_v10.1, whole genome shotgun sequence genome harbors these coding sequences:
- the galr2.L gene encoding galanin receptor 2a, with protein MNVSIQMASQESCHPESVLIPVLYSLIFLLGTVGNSLVLAVLLRNGKVNNTTNLFILNLGVADLCFIIFCVPFQATIYTLDSWVFGPFMCKAVHFFIYLTMYASSFTLTTVSLDRYLAIRYPLRSRELRTPKNALLAITLIWSLSLVFSGPYLSYYQEFQLANLTVCHPIWQNSYRRAMDLCTFAFSYVIPVLILSLTYARTIRYLWTAVDPIEDMSESKRAKRRVTRMIIIVAVLFCLCWLPHHLVILCVWFGYFPLNNFTYALRILSHLVSYANSCVNPVVYALVSKHFRKGFRKIFRCLLLRQRAANKVHTAPATHAGVSSLEGACTEVTHISEGHLQCSACCPDPGSPWKETERAGDKRAQSFITFNVT; from the exons ATGAATGTCTCAATTCAGATGGCATCTCAAGAGAGCTGCCACCCAGAATCAGTGCTCATTCCTGTGCTGTACTCACTCATCTTCCTACTGGGCACAGTTGGTAACAGCCTGGTACTGGcagtgctgctgagaaatggaaaGGTGAATAATACCACCAACCTCTTCATCCTGAATTTAGGGGTGGCTGACCTGTGTTTCATCATTTTCTGTGTTCCCTTTCAAGCCACCATCTACACCCTGGACAGCTGGGTCTTTGGACCCTTTATGTGCAAAGCAGTGCACTTCTTCATATACCTCACCATGTATGCCTCCAGCTTTACCTTGACCACCGTCTCCCTGGACAG GTACCTTGCTATACGCTATCCTTTGCGTTCTCGGGAGCTGCGTACCCCCAAGAATGCACTGTTGGCCATTACGCTCATTTGGAGTCTATCACTGGTGTTCTCTGGCCCTTACCTCAGCTACTACCAAGAGTTCCAGCTGGCTAACCTCACTGTGTGCCATCCTATTTGGCAGAATTCCTACCGCAGGGCCATGGATCTTTGCACTTTTGCCTTCAGCTATGTCATCCCTGTGCTCATACTTAGCCTCACCTATGCTCGTACAATCCGGTACCTCTGGACTGCTGTGGACCCCATAGAGGACATGTCTGAGTCAAAGAGGGCTAAAAGGAGGGTGACGCGTATGATTATTATTGTCGCGGTGTTGTTCTGTTTGTGCTGGCTGCCCCACCACCTTGTCATACTTTGTGTCTGGTTCGGATACTTTCCCCTCAATAATTTCACGTATGCTCTTCGTATTCTCTCACACCTGGTGTCCTATGCCAATTCTTGTGTTAATCCCGTGGTGTATGCTCTGGTTTCCAAGCATTTCCGCAAAGGTTTTCGAAAGATATTCCGGTGCCTGTTACTCCGGCAGAGGGCAGCCAATAAGGTCCACACTGCACCTGCCACTCACGCTGGAGTAAGTTCTCTCGAAGGGGCCTGCACAGAAGTGACCCATATCAGTGAGGGCCATCTACAATGCTCTGCTTGCTGTCCCGATCCTGGCAGTCCTTGGAAGGAGACTGAGAGGGCTGGGGATAAGAGGGCCCAATCGTTCATCACATTTAATGTTACTTAA